Proteins found in one Campylobacter concisus genomic segment:
- a CDS encoding type VI secretion system baseplate subunit TssG → PKREIEFALQHHFNLKNKLFLLENLPNQIFIAPSNLNLLGIKNRTLGRNFILGKKLFEKQTKIAVYINGIDYEEAIDFFPKRRKFKELQDTLIFFTNNEFVADLYIKINYSQKMQLKLGIDESYSKIGLGARLKSNKNMSNFIKFRLCS, encoded by the coding sequence CCTAAAAGAGAGATCGAGTTTGCCTTGCAGCATCATTTTAATTTAAAAAATAAACTATTTTTGCTGGAAAATTTACCAAATCAAATTTTTATAGCGCCTTCAAATTTAAATTTGCTTGGTATCAAAAATAGGACTTTGGGTAGAAATTTTATACTTGGTAAAAAGCTTTTTGAGAAACAAACTAAGATAGCAGTTTATATAAATGGCATAGATTATGAAGAAGCTATTGATTTTTTTCCAAAAAGAAGAAAATTTAAAGAGCTTCAAGATACTCTTATCTTTTTTACAAACAATGAATTTGTTGCCGATTTATACATAAAAATAAACTATTCTCAAAAGATGCAATTAAAGCTTGGGATAGATGAAAGTTATAGTAAAATAGGCCTTGGTGCAAGGCTTAAAAGTAATAAAAATATGTCAAATTTTATAAAATTTAGGCTTTGCTCTTAA